In one window of Hymenobacter nivis DNA:
- the rpsN gene encoding 30S ribosomal protein S14 has protein sequence MAKESIKARERKRIATVARYAEKRKALKAAGDYEGLDKLPKNASPVRLHNRDMIDGRPRGYMRKFGISRVRFREMALAGKIPGVTKSSW, from the coding sequence ATGGCTAAAGAATCCATTAAAGCACGGGAGCGCAAGCGAATTGCCACCGTGGCCCGCTACGCTGAGAAACGCAAGGCTTTGAAAGCTGCCGGCGACTATGAAGGTCTTGATAAGCTGCCCAAAAACGCTTCGCCCGTGCGCCTGCACAACCGCGACATGATTGATGGCCGTCCCCGCGGCTACATGCGCAAGTTTGGCATCAGCCGCGTGCGTTTCCGCGAAATGGCGCTCGCCGGGAAAATTCCCGGTGTGACCAAGTCGAGTTGGTAG
- the rplE gene encoding 50S ribosomal protein L5: MARLKDIYQKDVVPALQEKFQFKSIMQVPRISKICINRGIGAAVADKKLVDNGVEELTTITGQKAVPTIAKRSVSNFKLREGMPIGAKVTLRGERMYEFMDRLLTVALPRVRDFKGINDKGFDGRGNYTLGVKEQIIFPEISIDKIKSISGMDITFVTTAENDEQSYELLKAFGMPFANAKKEA, encoded by the coding sequence ATGGCCCGATTAAAAGACATATATCAAAAAGACGTAGTACCAGCGCTCCAGGAGAAATTCCAGTTTAAGAGCATCATGCAGGTACCGCGCATCTCCAAAATTTGCATTAACCGCGGCATTGGTGCAGCGGTTGCTGACAAAAAACTGGTCGACAATGGTGTTGAAGAGCTGACAACTATTACTGGTCAGAAAGCTGTTCCAACGATTGCTAAGCGCTCGGTATCTAACTTTAAGCTCCGCGAGGGTATGCCCATCGGCGCGAAAGTGACTTTGCGCGGCGAGCGGATGTATGAGTTTATGGACCGTTTGTTGACTGTAGCATTGCCCCGTGTACGTGACTTTAAAGGTATCAATGACAAAGGATTTGATGGCCGTGGTAACTACACACTGGGTGTAAAGGAGCAAATTATCTTCCCTGAAATTTCGATCGACAAGATCAAGAGTATTTCAGGTATGGATATCACGTTTGTGACCACTGCTGAGAATGACGAGCAGAGTTACGAGTTGCTCAAAGCATTCGGTATGCCTTTCGCTAACGCTAAGAAAGAAGCTTAA
- the rplX gene encoding 50S ribosomal protein L24, producing the protein MAINKELPVKLHVKSGDTVKVIAGDERGKTGVIKSVNRVTQRVIVDGLNLVTKHNKPSAKSPQGGITKMEAPMHVSNVQVVDPKTGERVRKSAPATKKA; encoded by the coding sequence ATGGCTATTAATAAAGAACTGCCCGTTAAGCTACATGTGAAATCGGGCGACACTGTAAAGGTGATTGCCGGTGATGAGCGCGGGAAAACTGGTGTCATCAAATCGGTGAACCGAGTGACCCAGCGTGTGATTGTGGACGGTCTTAACTTGGTAACTAAGCACAACAAGCCGAGCGCCAAGTCACCCCAAGGTGGCATCACTAAGATGGAGGCGCCAATGCACGTAAGCAATGTGCAGGTTGTCGATCCTAAAACCGGTGAGCGGGTGCGCAAAAGCGCACCGGCCACGAAAAAGGCTTAA
- the rplN gene encoding 50S ribosomal protein L14 — protein sequence MIQQESRLTVADNSGAKEVLCIRVLGGTGKKYASVGDKIVVAIKSAIPSGNAKKGTVSKAVVVRTKKEVRRKDGSYIRFDDNAAVLLNNNDEPRGTRIFGPVARELRERQFMKIVSLAPEVL from the coding sequence ATGATTCAGCAAGAATCCCGCCTGACGGTAGCCGATAACAGCGGCGCTAAGGAAGTGCTTTGCATCCGCGTTCTGGGTGGCACGGGCAAAAAATACGCTAGTGTTGGCGATAAAATTGTAGTAGCTATTAAATCAGCTATTCCTTCTGGCAACGCTAAAAAAGGTACTGTAAGCAAGGCAGTGGTTGTGCGTACAAAGAAGGAAGTACGCCGTAAAGACGGTAGTTACATTCGCTTTGACGATAATGCCGCTGTGTTGCTTAACAACAATGATGAGCCGCGCGGTACACGTATCTTCGGACCAGTGGCCCGTGAGTTGCGTGAGCGCCAATTCATGAAAATTGTATCGCTGGCCCCCGAAGTACTGTAA
- the rpsQ gene encoding 30S ribosomal protein S17 codes for MEPTQEKLLPAHDPASDRNARKEIVGKVTSSKMEKSITVAVVEKQKHPKYGKFVTKTTKFHAHDEKNECGEGDTVRIMSTRPLSKIKRWRLVEVIERAK; via the coding sequence ATGGAACCAACTCAAGAAAAACTGTTGCCGGCTCACGACCCAGCTTCCGACCGTAATGCGCGTAAAGAAATCGTTGGTAAAGTAACCAGTAGCAAGATGGAAAAATCCATCACGGTAGCTGTAGTTGAAAAGCAGAAACATCCTAAGTATGGGAAGTTCGTGACTAAAACCACGAAGTTTCACGCTCATGACGAGAAGAATGAGTGTGGCGAAGGCGATACGGTGCGCATTATGAGCACCCGTCCGCTGAGCAAGATTAAGCGGTGGCGCTTAGTAGAAGTCATTGAACGCGCTAAATAA
- the rpmC gene encoding 50S ribosomal protein L29, with protein sequence MKNKNDIKGLSADALKEQIKTERAQGQQLRFAHAISPLENPSRLKASRKNVARLLTEQTRRNNEQAINPAQ encoded by the coding sequence ATGAAAAACAAGAACGACATCAAAGGTCTTTCCGCTGATGCGCTGAAAGAGCAAATTAAAACTGAGCGTGCTCAGGGCCAACAATTACGTTTCGCCCACGCCATTTCGCCGCTCGAAAACCCTTCCCGTCTGAAGGCTAGCCGCAAAAATGTTGCCCGTTTGCTTACCGAGCAAACCCGCCGCAATAACGAGCAGGCCATTAATCCCGCTCAATAA
- the rplP gene encoding 50S ribosomal protein L16: MLQPKRTKYRKMQKGRVTGLAYRGSSIDFGSFAIKSLETSWITARQIEAARIAMTRAMKREGQVWIRIFPDKPITKKPAEVRMGKGKGSPEYWVACVKPGQIMFESDGVTLEVAKESLRLASQKLPVRTTFVVRRDYVEAAA, from the coding sequence ATGTTACAACCGAAAAGGACTAAGTATCGCAAGATGCAAAAGGGTCGCGTGACTGGCTTAGCCTACCGCGGCAGCTCCATAGACTTCGGTTCGTTCGCTATCAAGTCGCTGGAAACGTCTTGGATTACGGCTCGCCAGATTGAGGCAGCCCGTATTGCCATGACCCGCGCAATGAAACGCGAAGGGCAAGTATGGATCCGCATTTTTCCCGATAAGCCCATTACTAAGAAGCCCGCTGAAGTGCGGATGGGTAAGGGCAAGGGCTCGCCAGAGTACTGGGTAGCCTGCGTAAAACCGGGCCAGATTATGTTTGAATCGGATGGTGTGACGCTGGAGGTAGCGAAGGAGTCGCTTCGCTTAGCCTCCCAAAAATTGCCGGTTCGGACTACATTCGTGGTACGCCGCGATTACGTTGAAGCCGCCGCTTAA